The following proteins come from a genomic window of Pseudochaenichthys georgianus chromosome 17, fPseGeo1.2, whole genome shotgun sequence:
- the adcyap1b gene encoding adenylate cyclase activating polypeptide 1b isoform X1, translating into MASSSKATLILLVYGILMHYSVFCTPIGLSYPKIRLENDAFDEDGNSLSDMGFDGDQIAIRSPPSLNDDAYTLYYPPEKRPERHAEEELDRALREILGQLTARHYLHSLVTIRAGEDNSMEEESEPLSKRHSDGIFTDSYSRYRKQMAVQKYLAAVLGRRYRQRVRNKGRRLAYL; encoded by the exons ATGGCCAGTTCGAGTAAAGCGACTTTAATCTTGCTCGTCTACGGAATCTTAATGCACTACAGCGTCTTCTGCACACCTATCGGACTAAGTTACCCTAAGATTAG ACTTGAAAACGACGCCTTCGATGAGGATGGGAATTCATTATCCGACATGGGCTTTGATGGCGATCAGATTGCTATACGAAGCCCACCATCCCTAAACGACGACGCATACACGCTATACTACCCACCAGAGAAAAG ACCAGAAAGGCATGCTGAGGAAGAATTAGATAGAGCCTTGAGGGAGATCCTGGGTCAGTTAACAGCGAGACATTATCTGCATTCTCTGGTGACAATTCGTGCAGG TGAAGACAACAGCATGGAGGAAGAGTCAGAGCCCCTATCCAAAAGACATTCAGATGGGATCTTCACCGACAGCTACAGTCGCTATAGAAAGCAGATGGCCGTGCAGAAATACCTGGCAGCGGTTCTGGGAAgaaggtacagacagagagttAGGAACAAAGGACGCCGACTTGCCTATTTGTAG
- the adcyap1b gene encoding adenylate cyclase activating polypeptide 1b isoform X2, with amino-acid sequence MASSSKATLILLVYGILMHYSVFCTPIGLSYPKIRLENDAFDEDGNSLSDMGFDGDQIAIRSPPSLNDDAYTLYYPPEKSEDNSMEEESEPLSKRHSDGIFTDSYSRYRKQMAVQKYLAAVLGRRYRQRVRNKGRRLAYL; translated from the exons ATGGCCAGTTCGAGTAAAGCGACTTTAATCTTGCTCGTCTACGGAATCTTAATGCACTACAGCGTCTTCTGCACACCTATCGGACTAAGTTACCCTAAGATTAG ACTTGAAAACGACGCCTTCGATGAGGATGGGAATTCATTATCCGACATGGGCTTTGATGGCGATCAGATTGCTATACGAAGCCCACCATCCCTAAACGACGACGCATACACGCTATACTACCCACCAGAGAAAAG TGAAGACAACAGCATGGAGGAAGAGTCAGAGCCCCTATCCAAAAGACATTCAGATGGGATCTTCACCGACAGCTACAGTCGCTATAGAAAGCAGATGGCCGTGCAGAAATACCTGGCAGCGGTTCTGGGAAgaaggtacagacagagagttAGGAACAAAGGACGCCGACTTGCCTATTTGTAG